A genomic window from Cloacibacillus evryensis DSM 19522 includes:
- a CDS encoding hydratase: protein MSILIKLIEKGAYLLNGTVLVEDIEKKGLPAVNEEVRAAGFKPLGWLPEDKVKDSRGTIAAGIIAAHNAAGTEDNYKIRFDSLASHDITYVGIIQTAIASGMKEFPVPYVMTNCHNSLCAVGGTINEDDHLFGLSAAKKFGGEFVPPHLAVIHSYVREMMSGCGRMILGSDSHTRYGALGTMGVGEGGPELVKQLVGRTYDFPRADVVAVYLTGAPRPGVGPQDVALAIIGAVFKNGFVKNKVMEFVGPGIANLPVEFRSGIDVMTTETACWTSVWATDDKVKAYYENHKRPEAFKKLAPSDVAWYDAAIIVELDKIKPMIALPFHPSNIFTIDELNENPRDIFRQVEKDALSKIETPGLSLNLVEKVSDDGCVHVDQGIIAGCSGGVFDNIIAAAQILKGKDVGCGEFSLSVYPGSQPAMLALVKNGAISDLMEAGAVVKTAFCGPCFGAGDTPANHGFSIRHTTRNFPNREGSKPGDGQLASVALMDARSIAATAANGGVLTSAEKYGDLLHETEYSFDSGVYEKKVYHGFGKADASAELIYGPNIRPWPKVYPLAENLMLKIASVITDPVTTTDELIPSGETSSLRSNPIKLAQFALSRKDPKYVGRAHEAQALEDERREAAENKAELSAAAKSVLAHASESDISKIALGSCIFAVKPGDGSAREQAASSQKVLGGQANFAEEYATKRYRSNLINWGMIPFIVDPADRDKFKPGEWLCLPGIRRAVRDGKEETAAWIISEDGHEKSITVKMPGLAPEDREILLAGCLMNYYAEQNAKG, encoded by the coding sequence ATGAGTATTTTGATCAAACTGATCGAAAAGGGCGCGTATCTGCTGAATGGAACGGTGCTGGTGGAGGATATCGAAAAGAAGGGGCTTCCCGCCGTCAATGAGGAGGTCCGCGCCGCGGGGTTCAAGCCGCTAGGGTGGCTGCCGGAGGATAAGGTAAAGGACTCGCGCGGTACGATAGCGGCCGGCATCATCGCGGCGCATAACGCCGCCGGCACGGAGGATAATTATAAGATCCGCTTCGACAGCCTGGCCTCGCATGACATCACTTACGTAGGGATCATCCAGACCGCCATCGCGAGCGGTATGAAAGAGTTCCCCGTTCCCTATGTGATGACGAACTGCCATAATTCCCTCTGCGCCGTCGGCGGCACGATCAACGAGGACGACCATCTCTTTGGCCTCTCCGCCGCGAAAAAGTTTGGCGGCGAGTTCGTTCCTCCCCATCTTGCCGTCATACATTCGTATGTCCGCGAGATGATGTCGGGCTGCGGCCGGATGATCCTCGGCTCGGACAGCCACACGCGCTACGGCGCGCTGGGAACGATGGGCGTCGGCGAGGGCGGCCCCGAGCTTGTGAAGCAGTTAGTCGGGCGTACCTATGATTTCCCGCGCGCGGATGTCGTCGCCGTCTATCTCACCGGAGCGCCGCGCCCCGGGGTCGGACCGCAGGACGTCGCGCTGGCGATCATCGGCGCGGTATTCAAGAACGGTTTTGTGAAGAATAAGGTGATGGAATTCGTCGGCCCCGGTATCGCGAATCTCCCCGTGGAGTTCCGCAGCGGCATCGACGTGATGACGACCGAGACCGCCTGCTGGACCTCCGTCTGGGCGACCGACGACAAGGTCAAAGCCTATTACGAGAACCACAAGCGGCCGGAGGCCTTTAAAAAACTTGCGCCGTCCGATGTTGCCTGGTACGATGCCGCGATCATAGTCGAGCTTGACAAGATCAAACCCATGATCGCGCTTCCCTTCCACCCAAGCAATATCTTTACAATAGATGAATTGAACGAGAATCCACGCGATATTTTCCGGCAGGTCGAGAAAGACGCGCTGAGCAAGATCGAGACGCCTGGGCTCAGCCTTAACCTTGTCGAGAAGGTGTCGGACGATGGTTGCGTCCACGTTGATCAAGGCATCATCGCGGGCTGCTCGGGCGGTGTTTTTGACAATATTATCGCCGCGGCGCAGATACTGAAGGGCAAAGATGTCGGCTGCGGCGAGTTTTCACTGAGCGTCTACCCGGGAAGCCAGCCCGCCATGCTCGCGCTCGTCAAAAACGGCGCGATCAGCGACCTGATGGAGGCCGGCGCGGTGGTCAAGACCGCTTTCTGCGGGCCATGCTTCGGCGCGGGCGATACCCCGGCGAACCACGGTTTCAGTATCCGGCATACGACGAGAAACTTCCCGAACCGCGAGGGCTCAAAGCCCGGCGACGGACAGCTTGCCTCTGTCGCGCTGATGGACGCGCGTTCGATAGCGGCGACGGCGGCGAACGGCGGCGTCCTTACGTCGGCGGAAAAGTACGGCGACCTCCTGCACGAGACGGAATACAGCTTTGACAGCGGGGTATATGAAAAGAAGGTCTACCACGGCTTCGGCAAGGCCGACGCGAGCGCGGAGCTGATATATGGCCCGAACATCCGCCCGTGGCCGAAGGTCTATCCGCTCGCGGAGAATCTGATGCTCAAGATCGCCTCCGTCATCACCGATCCCGTGACGACGACGGACGAGCTCATCCCCTCGGGCGAGACCTCGTCGCTGCGCTCCAACCCGATCAAGCTCGCGCAGTTCGCGCTTTCGCGCAAGGACCCGAAGTATGTTGGCCGGGCTCACGAGGCGCAGGCGCTGGAGGACGAGCGCAGGGAGGCCGCGGAGAACAAGGCGGAGCTTTCCGCGGCGGCAAAGTCGGTGCTTGCGCACGCGAGCGAATCCGACATCAGTAAGATCGCGCTGGGCAGCTGCATCTTCGCCGTGAAGCCGGGAGACGGCTCGGCGCGCGAGCAGGCGGCCTCGTCGCAGAAGGTGCTAGGAGGGCAGGCCAATTTCGCGGAAGAATACGCGACGAAGCGCTACCGCAGCAACCTCATCAACTGGGGGATGATCCCCTTCATCGTCGACCCTGCCGACAGGGATAAGTTCAAGCCCGGCGAGTGGCTCTGCCTCCCCGGAATACGCCGGGCCGTCAGGGACGGCAAAGAAGAGACGGCGGCTTGGATAATCTCGGAGGACGGGCATGAAAAATCGATAACGGTGAAGATGCCGGGACTTGCGCCCGAAGACAGGGAGATCCTGCTGGCCGGCTGCCTGATGAATTATTACGCGGAACAGAACGCAAAAGGCTAA
- a CDS encoding NADP-dependent isocitrate dehydrogenase, translating to MAKIQMKTPLVEMDGDEMTRILWKQIKDTLILPFVDLKTEYYDLGLKHRDETDDKITVESAEATKKYGVAVKCATITPNAQRVEEYSLKKQWKSPNGTIRAILDGTVFRAPIMVKGVSPTVRTWKKPLTIARHAYGDIYKDVEMNIPCAGTLKMTFEPSDGDAAKRQEEVVFEYKGPGVAMAMHNLEKSISSFARACFKYALDTKQDLWFSTKDTISKKYDQTFKLIFEDVFEKEFKAGFEKEGITYFYTLIDDAVARVIRSEGGFIWACKNYDGDVMSDMVATAFGSLAMMTSVLVSPDGVYEYEAAHGTVTRHYYQHLEGKATSTNPMATIFAWSGALRKRGELDGIDELVKFADKLEKASIETIESGQMTKDLYAIAEIPNKKSLTSAEFLDAIAKKL from the coding sequence ATGGCAAAGATCCAAATGAAGACCCCCCTTGTCGAGATGGACGGGGACGAAATGACGCGCATTCTCTGGAAGCAGATCAAGGATACTCTGATCCTGCCCTTCGTCGACCTCAAGACGGAGTATTATGACCTCGGACTGAAGCACCGCGACGAGACCGACGATAAAATAACGGTCGAATCCGCCGAGGCGACCAAGAAATACGGCGTTGCCGTAAAGTGCGCCACGATCACCCCCAACGCCCAGAGGGTCGAGGAATACAGCCTCAAGAAGCAGTGGAAGAGCCCCAACGGGACGATCAGGGCCATCCTTGACGGCACCGTCTTCCGCGCGCCGATCATGGTCAAAGGCGTCAGCCCGACGGTGCGGACGTGGAAGAAGCCACTTACGATCGCGCGTCACGCCTACGGCGACATTTATAAAGATGTGGAGATGAACATCCCCTGCGCGGGAACGCTGAAAATGACCTTCGAGCCCTCCGACGGGGACGCCGCGAAGCGTCAGGAAGAGGTCGTCTTTGAATACAAAGGCCCCGGCGTCGCGATGGCGATGCACAATCTGGAAAAGTCCATCTCCAGCTTTGCGCGCGCCTGCTTCAAATACGCGCTCGACACGAAACAGGACCTCTGGTTCTCGACGAAGGACACGATCTCCAAGAAGTACGACCAGACTTTCAAGCTCATCTTTGAGGATGTCTTTGAGAAGGAGTTCAAAGCCGGTTTCGAGAAGGAGGGGATCACTTACTTCTACACGCTGATCGACGACGCCGTGGCGCGCGTCATCCGCTCCGAGGGCGGTTTCATCTGGGCCTGCAAAAACTATGACGGAGACGTGATGTCCGATATGGTGGCGACGGCCTTCGGAAGCCTCGCGATGATGACCTCCGTGCTCGTCTCTCCCGACGGCGTTTACGAGTATGAGGCGGCTCACGGCACCGTCACGCGCCACTACTATCAGCACCTTGAAGGGAAAGCGACCTCGACGAACCCGATGGCGACGATCTTCGCCTGGAGCGGCGCGCTGCGCAAGCGCGGCGAGCTGGACGGGATAGACGAACTCGTGAAGTTCGCGGACAAGCTTGAAAAGGCTTCGATCGAAACGATAGAATCGGGGCAGATGACGAAGGACCTTTACGCGATAGCGGAAATTCCGAACAAAAAATCGCTGACGTCGGCGGAATTTCTTGACGCGATAGCGAAAAAACTTTAA
- the citD gene encoding citrate lyase acyl carrier protein: MTLLHTAAAGTLESSDCYVTVSPDETFKLKYSGANSEIFAKRTERLVKSVLDENNIACANVTIEDRGAIEITIKARLETALERASTPEHPDPSAQGADADAECGSAVLASWWKSVTREEGKR, translated from the coding sequence ATGACACTTCTTCATACGGCGGCCGCCGGGACGCTGGAGTCGTCGGACTGCTATGTCACAGTCTCCCCGGACGAAACATTTAAGCTGAAATACAGCGGCGCTAACAGCGAGATTTTCGCCAAGCGCACGGAAAGGCTTGTAAAAAGCGTTCTTGATGAAAATAACATTGCCTGCGCGAATGTGACGATAGAGGACCGCGGCGCGATCGAGATAACGATCAAGGCGCGCCTGGAAACGGCGCTGGAGCGTGCTTCGACGCCGGAACATCCCGATCCGTCCGCGCAGGGAGCGGACGCTGATGCCGAGTGCGGCAGCGCCGTTCTCGCATCATGGTGGAAATCAGTCACACGCGAGGAGGGAAAGAGATGA
- a CDS encoding FAD-binding oxidoreductase, translated as MEANFSYSPVTDNTVADLIAIFGRSGVSVDREKIEAYSKDEVAPHLWEKKYEAEVVCFAETAEQISRLMEYANEYRIPVTPRGAGTGLSGGAVPAYKGIELSLERMNRILEFDAENLTMTVEPGVITSDINKAALDNHLMYAGDPCSGDASFIGGNVAENAGGNKVVKYGPTGSHVLGMEVVLPDGAVSWFGGKRRKDVTGYDFVHLMVGSEGTLGIVTKIILKLLPCPSFIVDLLVPFADVGSAIKAVPAVMTEGKCVPSSIEFIDKQSMVLTEEYLQTKFPFSREAGAHLILQYEGNDREHLADEIEKVGDICLKQGALEVFVADNRTTKDKLWKGRKSVAEAVWAHAPIQIANEDVVIPTSRAADFMKELENLCRGAGIKYAAYGHLGDGNMHVTLYLEREEREWREIIEAARRRLYAVVIKFGGTLTGEHGVGLKRVEYVPLFIDRAQIELIRRVKLAFDPNNILNPGKMVPWE; from the coding sequence ATGGAGGCGAATTTTTCTTATTCTCCGGTCACGGATAATACGGTCGCTGATTTGATCGCAATTTTCGGCAGGTCGGGAGTGTCGGTAGATCGGGAAAAAATAGAGGCATATTCAAAAGACGAAGTAGCGCCGCATCTGTGGGAGAAGAAATACGAAGCGGAAGTCGTCTGCTTTGCCGAGACTGCGGAGCAGATATCACGGCTTATGGAATACGCAAACGAATATCGGATTCCCGTGACACCGCGCGGCGCGGGGACAGGCCTCTCCGGCGGAGCGGTCCCCGCATATAAAGGAATAGAATTGTCGTTGGAGCGTATGAACAGGATACTTGAATTCGACGCGGAGAATCTTACGATGACGGTAGAGCCAGGCGTTATTACCTCTGATATAAACAAAGCGGCGCTGGACAACCACCTGATGTACGCCGGTGACCCGTGCAGCGGCGACGCCTCCTTTATCGGCGGCAACGTAGCGGAAAATGCCGGGGGCAATAAGGTCGTTAAGTACGGCCCTACGGGCAGTCATGTATTAGGCATGGAAGTGGTGCTGCCGGATGGGGCCGTCTCCTGGTTCGGCGGCAAGCGGCGAAAGGATGTAACGGGCTATGACTTTGTTCATTTGATGGTTGGCTCTGAGGGCACACTTGGAATCGTGACGAAGATAATACTCAAACTTTTGCCCTGCCCCTCATTTATTGTGGACTTACTGGTACCTTTTGCCGATGTTGGAAGCGCGATAAAAGCGGTGCCGGCCGTCATGACGGAGGGGAAGTGCGTGCCTAGTTCCATTGAATTCATTGATAAACAATCGATGGTGCTCACAGAAGAATATCTTCAGACGAAATTTCCGTTTTCGCGTGAGGCCGGCGCTCATTTGATATTGCAATATGAGGGAAATGACAGGGAGCACCTTGCCGATGAGATTGAGAAGGTAGGTGATATATGTTTGAAACAGGGGGCGCTGGAAGTATTTGTCGCGGATAACAGAACCACAAAAGATAAATTGTGGAAGGGGCGTAAAAGCGTTGCGGAAGCGGTATGGGCGCACGCTCCAATTCAGATAGCCAATGAGGACGTCGTCATTCCTACCAGCCGCGCGGCCGATTTTATGAAGGAGCTGGAGAATCTATGCCGTGGCGCGGGAATCAAGTATGCCGCTTATGGTCATCTTGGAGACGGCAATATGCATGTGACCTTATATCTGGAGAGGGAAGAGAGGGAATGGCGCGAAATTATTGAAGCCGCCAGGCGGAGGCTTTACGCTGTTGTCATAAAATTTGGCGGCACGCTCACCGGGGAACATGGCGTCGGGCTGAAGCGTGTGGAATACGTCCCTCTTTTTATCGATAGGGCGCAGATAGAATTGATTCGCAGGGTAAAACTTGCTTTTGACCCAAATAACATACTAAATCCCGGTAAGATGGTACCCTGGGAATAA
- a CDS encoding HpcH/HpaI aldolase/citrate lyase family protein, with protein MKASRSMLYIPGDAPGMIQHAPIFGADSVLLDLEDAVALTEKDGARRMVARFLKDFDFKDLFVTVRINAADTEFFEDDLKEIIPCAPEAVRLPKCNGPEDVVSADKRISAIEERCGMRHGAVKIHAMIETALGLEKAFDTASASPRVTALTIGGQDFTADMGVRKTKEGRELFYARCRVAAAAHAAGVDSYDTVWADLQDNEGLLRETKEIVGLGFTGKACIHPSQVSVIHKAFMPEEKELRKAMRVVEAAEKAKREGKGVIAVDGKMVDAPVIARSAHLLELAELYGFDREAL; from the coding sequence ATGAAGGCCAGCCGTTCGATGTTATACATCCCGGGAGACGCTCCCGGAATGATCCAGCACGCGCCGATCTTCGGCGCCGACAGCGTGCTGCTGGACCTCGAAGACGCGGTCGCCCTTACGGAAAAGGACGGCGCGCGCAGGATGGTCGCCCGTTTCCTTAAAGATTTTGATTTCAAAGATCTTTTTGTAACGGTGCGTATCAACGCCGCGGACACCGAGTTTTTTGAGGACGACCTTAAAGAGATAATCCCCTGTGCCCCGGAGGCCGTGAGGCTTCCCAAATGCAACGGCCCCGAGGATGTCGTCTCCGCCGATAAAAGGATAAGCGCGATCGAGGAGCGCTGCGGCATGAGGCACGGCGCGGTCAAAATACACGCGATGATAGAGACGGCGCTGGGGCTGGAGAAGGCTTTCGACACAGCCTCCGCCTCGCCGCGCGTCACGGCGTTGACCATCGGCGGACAGGACTTTACCGCCGACATGGGAGTGCGTAAGACGAAAGAGGGGCGCGAGCTCTTCTACGCGAGATGCAGGGTGGCGGCCGCGGCGCACGCCGCCGGCGTCGACTCATACGATACGGTCTGGGCCGACCTTCAGGACAACGAGGGGCTCCTGCGCGAGACGAAGGAGATCGTCGGCCTGGGCTTCACGGGCAAAGCCTGCATCCATCCGAGCCAGGTCAGCGTGATACACAAGGCATTCATGCCCGAGGAAAAAGAACTGCGTAAGGCGATGCGCGTCGTCGAAGCGGCGGAAAAGGCGAAGCGCGAGGGCAAGGGCGTCATCGCGGTCGACGGCAAGATGGTAGACGCTCCCGTTATCGCCCGCTCCGCCCATCTGCTGGAACTGGCCGAACTCTACGGCTTTGACAGGGAGGCGCTTTAA
- a CDS encoding electron transfer flavoprotein subunit alpha/FixB family protein, with protein MRRDAVNVSGIMVCGEVRRGTIHSVTMELTGKARELADKKNAKVSCLLFSRDLNDDPALLFRFGADRVIVVRHDLLKYFNQEIVAKLLAYIIKIYLPEIVLAPATTAGRTYLPAVAAMVHTGLTADCTGLDIDEENGLLLQTRPAIGGNVMATIKTPDHVPQMSTVRPKTFRIPAQEERCGEVVYPDIPAEIFKSRIEVLSAEYSGGEEADIQDKEVVISGGRGLKRPENFALIRALAELLDGGVGASRPTVEAKWISYPHQVGLSGKVVAPKFYLAAGISGAVQHLAGMQTAQKIVAVNKDPDAPIFRVADIALCGDLTDILPRLAGRIREEAR; from the coding sequence ATGCGTAGGGATGCGGTAAATGTCAGCGGTATAATGGTATGCGGGGAGGTCCGCCGCGGTACGATACATTCCGTTACTATGGAACTGACGGGCAAGGCAAGGGAGCTCGCCGATAAAAAAAATGCGAAGGTTTCATGCCTCCTTTTCTCCCGGGATCTCAATGATGATCCGGCTCTGCTCTTCCGTTTCGGAGCCGACCGTGTGATCGTGGTTCGTCACGATTTGCTGAAATATTTCAACCAAGAGATCGTGGCCAAGCTGTTGGCATATATTATCAAGATATATCTTCCGGAAATAGTGTTGGCGCCTGCTACCACGGCCGGCCGTACCTATCTTCCGGCAGTCGCTGCCATGGTCCATACGGGGTTGACGGCTGACTGCACCGGACTGGATATTGACGAAGAAAACGGCCTTTTGCTGCAGACCAGGCCGGCGATCGGCGGCAACGTAATGGCCACGATAAAAACCCCTGACCATGTGCCGCAGATGTCGACAGTTCGTCCCAAAACTTTTCGTATCCCTGCACAGGAAGAACGGTGCGGCGAGGTCGTATATCCCGACATCCCTGCAGAAATTTTTAAAAGCCGGATCGAAGTGCTCTCGGCGGAATACAGCGGCGGCGAAGAGGCGGACATACAGGACAAAGAAGTCGTTATTTCAGGCGGCAGGGGGCTGAAACGTCCTGAAAATTTCGCTCTTATTCGTGCGCTTGCGGAGTTGCTTGACGGTGGGGTCGGCGCTTCTCGCCCCACGGTGGAGGCTAAATGGATATCTTATCCTCATCAGGTCGGCCTCTCCGGCAAGGTCGTCGCGCCAAAATTTTATCTGGCGGCTGGCATCTCAGGCGCGGTCCAGCACCTTGCCGGCATGCAGACGGCACAGAAGATCGTCGCCGTCAACAAAGACCCGGACGCGCCGATTTTTAGGGTCGCGGATATCGCCCTCTGCGGCGATCTTACGGATATTTTGCCGAGGCTTGCAGGGCGTATAAGGGAGGAGGCTAGATAA